In Dyadobacter subterraneus, a single genomic region encodes these proteins:
- a CDS encoding quinone oxidoreductase family protein encodes MKAAVMNPQDGILKYTAWAEPVVSSSDEVMMEVKAAAIKNVDRSIASGSHYSAETGNAPKARIIGSDGVGFLEDGTRVYAISMDGMIAEKAVIEKSRMVVLPDNLDFLTAAALPNAVIGAAMGLRFKADLQPGETVLINGATGVTGRMAVQIARHCGAKKIIATGRNPESLKALLELGADEVISLQQSDDSLLAQLQTIHNQTPFDVVIDYLWGHSAELILSSLKKQGSFTPKTRFVSVGSVSGDLLQLSASTLRSVDLHLTGSGLGSLTRQHLGKLFSEILPEMFQLAADGKLIIDTVTVSLDQIESVYDLAVANGKRLVVEIK; translated from the coding sequence ATGAAAGCAGCAGTGATGAATCCGCAAGATGGAATTTTAAAATATACAGCGTGGGCCGAACCCGTTGTTTCCAGTTCAGATGAGGTAATGATGGAAGTAAAAGCGGCCGCCATTAAAAATGTTGACCGCAGCATTGCAAGCGGAAGCCATTATTCAGCCGAAACAGGAAATGCACCAAAAGCCAGAATAATCGGCAGCGACGGGGTGGGATTTTTAGAAGATGGCACACGGGTTTACGCCATTAGCATGGACGGAATGATTGCAGAAAAGGCTGTGATTGAAAAAAGCAGAATGGTTGTTTTACCCGATAATCTGGATTTTCTAACGGCTGCTGCGCTGCCCAATGCGGTAATCGGCGCTGCCATGGGATTAAGATTTAAAGCAGATTTGCAACCGGGCGAAACGGTTTTAATTAACGGAGCAACTGGCGTTACAGGCCGCATGGCCGTTCAAATTGCACGTCACTGCGGAGCAAAGAAAATTATTGCAACGGGCCGGAATCCTGAATCATTGAAAGCCCTTTTGGAACTGGGCGCCGACGAAGTGATCTCACTACAACAATCTGACGATTCTCTTTTGGCACAGCTTCAAACCATTCATAATCAAACACCTTTTGATGTTGTTATCGATTATTTATGGGGACATTCTGCGGAACTGATCCTTTCTTCATTAAAAAAGCAAGGCTCATTTACACCCAAAACCAGGTTTGTTTCAGTCGGCAGCGTATCGGGTGATTTGCTGCAATTGTCTGCCTCCACGTTACGAAGCGTAGACCTCCATCTGACTGGCTCGGGATTAGGAAGCCTCACCCGTCAGCATCTTGGAAAATTATTCAGTGAGATCTTGCCGGAGATGTTTCAGTTGGCGGCTGATGGAAAACTGATCATCGACACGGTCACCGTTTCTCTTGATCAGATTGAATCGGTATATGACTTGGCTGTTGCAAATGGCAAACGACTGGTTGTCGAAATAAAATAA
- a CDS encoding ferredoxin reductase family protein: MKPTTKWITGSLVVAGIIYALSPGPGHLIDNPDGWELREQFVFLTGLSALSLMVLSMIISVRNPWVNRRMKGLDKAYVIHKWTGIFATILMVFHWLGEKVPHLLVDYGLIPDPGELTDGSSFSDLEIGLFQSGVILVEWTFYIVLILVIIALFKKIPYSIFRKTHRIFPVVFLLAAYHGATAQLKERWLTTPGGYLLLLLAAIGTAAACISLFQKIGASRKINTVITQLENRQNGILDLRLSTNHKPFIHQPGQYAFLRFEHDTEPHPFTIASSGKDPQSIRFAIKSFGDFTSKLTKHLQAGQNVQIEGPYGEFIFRSSAKRQIWIAGGIGITPFLAKLEQLASQKESLQTVDFWYSTRTDKQTMFPDSLKDLCKQSGVRFYHLNSGKKEYLTAQMLHEVVGSFAQVSIWFCGPEDFANCILKGLAAYDFDQREFHYDNFSMR; this comes from the coding sequence ATGAAACCCACAACGAAATGGATTACTGGCTCCCTGGTAGTCGCAGGGATAATTTATGCACTTTCTCCCGGGCCCGGCCACCTGATTGACAATCCGGACGGCTGGGAACTGCGCGAGCAGTTTGTTTTCCTGACAGGCCTTTCTGCTTTATCTCTCATGGTTTTATCCATGATTATTTCCGTCCGCAATCCATGGGTAAATCGCCGGATGAAAGGTCTTGACAAAGCCTACGTCATTCACAAATGGACAGGAATTTTTGCTACAATTTTAATGGTATTTCATTGGCTGGGCGAAAAAGTACCACACTTACTTGTTGATTATGGGCTAATTCCAGATCCCGGAGAATTGACCGATGGGAGCAGTTTCTCTGATCTTGAAATCGGGCTTTTTCAAAGCGGTGTTATTCTTGTTGAATGGACGTTTTACATTGTGCTGATTCTGGTAATCATTGCTTTATTCAAAAAAATCCCCTACTCCATTTTCCGTAAAACGCACAGAATATTTCCGGTTGTTTTTCTTTTGGCGGCTTATCACGGTGCAACTGCTCAGCTTAAAGAACGCTGGTTAACCACGCCGGGCGGTTATTTATTACTTTTATTGGCAGCGATTGGAACTGCCGCGGCTTGTATTTCGCTCTTCCAAAAAATTGGCGCTTCCCGTAAAATCAATACTGTCATAACCCAACTGGAAAACAGGCAGAACGGGATTCTTGATTTAAGACTTTCAACAAATCATAAACCATTTATTCATCAGCCGGGCCAGTATGCTTTTCTTCGTTTTGAACATGATACAGAGCCACATCCTTTTACCATTGCCTCTTCGGGTAAGGATCCGCAGTCTATTCGTTTTGCTATCAAATCATTTGGTGATTTTACAAGTAAACTAACCAAACATTTACAGGCAGGACAAAATGTTCAGATCGAAGGGCCGTATGGTGAATTTATTTTCAGATCGTCTGCAAAGCGGCAAATCTGGATTGCCGGTGGTATTGGTATTACGCCTTTTTTGGCAAAACTTGAACAATTGGCTAGTCAGAAAGAAAGTTTGCAAACTGTTGATTTCTGGTATTCAACACGTACCGATAAGCAAACCATGTTTCCTGATTCACTGAAAGATCTATGCAAGCAAAGCGGTGTTAGATTTTATCACTTAAATTCAGGTAAAAAAGAGTATTTAACGGCCCAGATGCTTCATGAAGTCGTTGGTAGTTTTGCTCAGGTAAGTATCTGGTTTTGCGGACCAGAAGATTTTGCAAATTGTATACTCAAAGGACTTGCTGCCTATGATTTTGATCAGCGCGAATTTCATTATGATAATTTTTCCATGCGTTAA
- a CDS encoding peptide-methionine (S)-S-oxide reductase — MESVSKIGFGGSCHWCTEAIFQSLKGVALVEQGWISSEKEKSSFSEAVIVYFDPGLISLETLIAVHLHTHSCTSSHSMRSKYRSAIYVFSEEQNALSRQAIDVLQAEFDKPIITTIESFHDFKLNQETYLDYYYKNPQKPFCKNIVTPKLRLLLQQFFGAVDHNKLVEESLSGL; from the coding sequence ATGGAAAGTGTAAGTAAAATCGGATTTGGAGGAAGCTGTCACTGGTGCACTGAAGCTATTTTTCAATCTCTAAAAGGAGTTGCGCTCGTGGAACAAGGGTGGATATCTTCTGAAAAAGAAAAGTCAAGCTTTTCGGAGGCTGTGATTGTCTATTTCGATCCCGGACTTATTTCTTTGGAAACATTAATTGCCGTGCACCTTCATACGCACAGCTGCACTTCCAGCCATAGTATGCGCTCAAAATACCGGTCGGCAATTTATGTTTTCAGCGAAGAGCAAAATGCACTTTCCAGGCAAGCGATAGATGTTTTGCAAGCCGAATTTGACAAGCCGATTATCACAACAATTGAATCATTCCACGATTTTAAACTTAATCAGGAAACCTATCTTGATTATTATTACAAAAACCCTCAGAAACCGTTTTGCAAAAATATTGTTACGCCAAAGCTGCGGCTGCTGTTACAACAATTCTTTGGCGCTGTGGATCATAACAAGTTGGTGGAGGAATCTTTGAGCGGCCTATGA
- a CDS encoding ABC transporter ATP-binding protein → METLWKYLRPQKRLIFISLLLAGLAQLLTLLDPLIFGRIVDDYAGNPKNLSEKELINSVLYWLGIAVGIAVVAKLSKSYQEYLTRKAVAQFGMNIFNDGLKQTLRLSFQEFEENRSGTTLSVLQKVKTDTERFVNSFINILFSSLISIGFLLWYSINKNWMLIPVFLIGVLVLGSLTGLLSKKIKSIQRNINKQTNAQAGIITESLRNIELVKSLGLTFSEIRRLNKQTLEIFQLEMFKARKVGVLTFLQGVTLNLLKQSILFILLWLIFRKILTTGELIAMQFISTAIFSPLQDLGNLILQFREVDASVKIFDQLMNKPIEQRPENSVEVGPLSSLKFDNVVFRHRSASYNAIDNISFSVKSGQTIAFVGPSGSGKSTLVKLLIGLYLPVEGHIYFNEDDSSTIRYNPLRRQIGFVTQDTQLFAGTIRENLLYAKPSATDAEISQALEKASATALIAKASNGVRTMLGENGMKLSGGEKQRISIARALLRKPRLLIFDEATSALDSLTEQDITQTIRDISTDRQQMTILIAHRLSTILHADVIYVLEKGQIVETGSHEDLLEKKGLYYAMWRQQIGERRFGS, encoded by the coding sequence ATGGAAACACTCTGGAAATATTTACGTCCACAGAAACGGCTTATTTTTATATCTCTTCTTCTGGCAGGTTTAGCACAGCTTTTGACGCTTCTGGACCCTTTGATTTTCGGAAGAATTGTTGATGACTATGCAGGAAATCCTAAAAATCTTTCAGAAAAAGAACTTATCAACAGCGTTTTATACTGGCTGGGAATCGCCGTTGGTATTGCTGTTGTTGCCAAACTTTCAAAATCTTACCAGGAATATCTTACCAGAAAAGCAGTAGCTCAATTTGGTATGAATATCTTCAATGACGGCTTGAAACAAACACTAAGACTCTCATTTCAGGAATTTGAAGAAAACAGAAGCGGAACAACCTTATCAGTTCTGCAAAAAGTTAAGACAGACACTGAGCGTTTTGTGAATTCCTTTATCAATATTCTTTTTTCATCTCTTATTTCCATTGGCTTTTTGCTTTGGTATAGTATCAATAAAAACTGGATGCTGATTCCAGTTTTTTTAATTGGCGTGCTTGTATTGGGCTCACTTACAGGGTTATTATCCAAAAAAATAAAAAGTATCCAGCGAAACATCAACAAACAAACCAATGCCCAGGCCGGTATTATCACCGAAAGCCTCCGAAATATTGAACTTGTCAAAAGCCTTGGACTGACATTTTCTGAAATCAGAAGATTAAACAAACAAACGCTCGAAATTTTTCAGCTTGAAATGTTCAAAGCGCGCAAAGTTGGCGTGCTGACATTCCTGCAAGGCGTCACGCTGAATCTTTTAAAACAATCGATTCTGTTTATATTATTATGGCTGATTTTCAGGAAGATACTTACCACCGGCGAGCTGATCGCGATGCAGTTTATTTCCACCGCAATATTCAGCCCTTTGCAGGATTTGGGTAACTTAATATTACAATTCCGCGAAGTAGACGCCTCGGTTAAGATTTTTGATCAATTGATGAATAAACCTATTGAGCAAAGGCCCGAAAATTCTGTGGAAGTCGGCCCGCTATCCAGTCTTAAATTTGACAATGTCGTATTCCGGCACCGGTCTGCGAGCTATAATGCAATTGATAACATTTCTTTCAGTGTAAAATCAGGTCAGACCATTGCATTTGTCGGGCCATCCGGTTCCGGAAAGTCTACGCTGGTGAAACTTTTGATCGGGCTTTATTTGCCAGTTGAAGGCCATATTTATTTTAACGAGGATGATTCTTCAACGATACGTTACAACCCGTTAAGGAGACAAATCGGCTTTGTAACACAGGATACGCAGTTATTTGCCGGAACCATCCGGGAAAACCTTCTTTACGCAAAACCGTCGGCTACCGACGCAGAGATATCACAGGCTCTGGAAAAAGCATCAGCCACAGCACTGATCGCAAAGGCTTCAAATGGTGTCCGGACCATGTTAGGGGAAAACGGGATGAAACTTTCCGGCGGTGAAAAACAAAGGATTTCAATTGCACGGGCACTTTTAAGAAAACCACGGCTGCTGATTTTTGACGAAGCGACTTCGGCACTTGACTCACTAACGGAGCAGGATATCACCCAGACAATCCGAGACATTTCTACCGACAGACAGCAAATGACAATTTTAATAGCCCACAGGCTCTCAACTATTCTTCATGCCGACGTCATTTATGTGTTGGAAAAAGGACAGATTGTCGAGACAGGTTCACATGAGGATTTGCTTGAAAAAAAGGGATTATATTATGCGATGTGGAGACAGCAGATTGGAGAAAGGCGCTTTGGATCATAA
- a CDS encoding MoaF-related domain-containing protein, protein MKIIGKKFEVDFGAKAVLDIQSDAQLTFHISEKNGIPVDESETVEIEITQLRSKLFMLTWKEINGNTVTQIQDHKNQLVYMNWTLPDGDFKHAKGSIKPVN, encoded by the coding sequence ATGAAAATCATTGGAAAAAAGTTTGAAGTTGATTTTGGTGCAAAAGCTGTGCTGGATATCCAGAGTGATGCGCAATTAACCTTTCACATCTCCGAAAAAAACGGTATCCCGGTTGACGAATCTGAAACGGTAGAAATTGAAATTACCCAGCTCCGTTCCAAACTTTTTATGCTGACCTGGAAAGAGATCAACGGCAACACCGTAACCCAGATCCAGGATCATAAAAACCAGCTCGTTTACATGAACTGGACTTTGCCTGATGGTGATTTTAAACATGCAAAAGGCAGTATCAAGCCGGTGAATTAA
- a CDS encoding RNA polymerase sigma factor — protein MNNLFTDEQLVDLLRQGNEKAFGEIYNRYWFKLFGVAYHHTGTKEEAEELVHDVFENLWTKREQANIHHLSSYLVVSIRNLTVNYIKSQITQRKYQEYLLFHEIHQSNSTDEIIRFEDLAKAVERAMKKLPEKTSEVFKMSRFGNHSVKDIARQLNLSEKGVEYHITQSLKVLKEHLKVYHTDN, from the coding sequence ATGAATAACTTATTTACTGACGAGCAGCTGGTAGATTTACTTCGGCAGGGCAATGAAAAAGCCTTTGGAGAAATTTACAATCGCTATTGGTTTAAATTATTCGGAGTTGCATATCACCATACGGGTACAAAAGAAGAAGCAGAGGAGCTTGTACACGATGTTTTTGAAAATCTTTGGACCAAAAGAGAGCAGGCAAATATTCATCATCTGAGTTCTTATCTCGTCGTGTCCATCAGAAACCTGACGGTCAACTATATCAAATCACAGATTACCCAGCGTAAGTATCAGGAATATCTTCTTTTTCACGAAATACATCAGTCCAATTCTACCGACGAAATTATCCGCTTTGAAGACCTGGCCAAAGCCGTAGAACGGGCCATGAAAAAGCTGCCTGAAAAAACCAGTGAAGTCTTCAAAATGAGCCGGTTTGGAAACCATTCGGTCAAGGACATCGCGCGGCAGCTAAATCTATCCGAAAAAGGAGTTGAATATCACATTACGCAGTCCCTTAAAGTGCTCAAAGAACACTTAAAGGTTTATCATACTGACAATTAA
- a CDS encoding FecR family protein: MNQYDFDLLLKKYVAGECTPEEKQQIQDWSENTLAETRIIIAPSEKNIIRKRIWKRLSGANRKVSIFGMPWVKLGMAASVLITLAYGALMLQKTSVLKKTTELTLGAQTILPKGNIELKNTSDKSHKVVLEDGTEVTLQAQSSLSYPEHFDSKARIVHLSGEAFFNVTKNPARPFFVYTGQLVTRVLGTSFNIKSLNSAKSIEVSVVTGRVSVYENSKKTARTRNGIILNPNQKIRFDIDKKVLVPELVEEPIAVHPPEKKASFIFEETPLPEVIAILQQVYGVEIVLENSAIERCVFTGDINDLPLYSQLRLICKSISGNYELRGTTLFISGDGCRN; encoded by the coding sequence ATGAACCAGTACGACTTCGATCTGCTATTGAAAAAATATGTAGCAGGAGAATGCACGCCCGAAGAAAAGCAGCAAATTCAGGATTGGTCAGAAAACACCTTGGCGGAAACCCGAATCATCATTGCTCCTTCGGAAAAAAATATCATTCGGAAAAGAATCTGGAAAAGACTTTCTGGAGCCAACAGGAAAGTTTCCATCTTTGGTATGCCCTGGGTAAAACTGGGCATGGCTGCATCTGTCTTGATCACTTTGGCCTACGGCGCGCTTATGCTTCAAAAAACTTCCGTTTTAAAAAAAACGACTGAATTGACTCTGGGCGCGCAGACGATACTTCCCAAAGGAAATATTGAATTAAAAAATACTTCAGACAAATCCCATAAAGTCGTTCTGGAAGACGGTACAGAAGTAACATTACAAGCACAAAGCAGCCTGAGTTATCCGGAACATTTTGATTCCAAAGCCAGGATTGTTCATTTGAGCGGCGAAGCCTTTTTTAATGTAACCAAAAATCCGGCTAGACCATTTTTTGTGTATACAGGACAACTTGTAACCCGTGTTTTAGGTACCAGTTTTAATATAAAATCATTGAATTCAGCAAAATCGATTGAAGTATCGGTGGTTACCGGCAGAGTGTCTGTTTATGAAAATTCCAAGAAAACAGCCCGGACACGAAACGGAATTATATTAAATCCTAATCAAAAGATACGGTTTGACATTGATAAGAAAGTGCTTGTGCCTGAACTGGTCGAAGAACCCATTGCTGTACATCCGCCTGAGAAAAAGGCTTCATTTATTTTTGAAGAAACACCACTGCCAGAAGTTATTGCGATCCTTCAACAGGTTTATGGTGTCGAAATTGTACTCGAAAACAGTGCCATAGAGCGCTGTGTTTTTACGGGAGATATCAATGACCTTCCCCTATATTCCCAGCTCAGACTGATTTGTAAATCGATCAGTGGCAATTATGAATTAAGAGGAACGACACTTTTTATAAGCGGTGATGGCTGCCGGAATTAA
- a CDS encoding TonB-dependent receptor — protein sequence MQKSVSIKWFLIKAMRISITQLMLSIALCGMTLARNVTAQELLNKEISLRIESTEIKSVLSQIEKQANVRFIYSTNSIQARKKVSFSATNSKLSDVLDKLLIPLDITYEIEGTRILLQRKLNETIIKVPKANKTVSGKVIDDKGQPLPGVSIVLKGSQQGTSTDADGNFELNLPDGSSILIFSFVGYISTEKTVTNESVVNVTLATDTKSLQEIVVVGYGTQKRANVTSAIASVPMNEIKDMPVSNVATALQGKIPGVVIQQNNGTPGSTPAIKVRGFGSISAGNSPLIVVDGNIVSASIFSTLNTNDIESMDVLKDASSTAIYGSKGSNGVILITTKRGKSGKPSVNLDVYTGFQQISKKIDLLNSQQFAEFGKEASNNAYIDNIKGANITDPNSVRPTDYLRYRYPRGEVFDWLNFDDPAKVAALPYTDYQDEIFRTAKMSSYQLSASGGTDKARYSISGGFLQQDGIIKRSALDRYTLRANVEVNVLPTLKIGMNLNPSYKVQQEVKDAGHWADNAVVNSALSVMPFIPIYAADGSYTSQTAFAAPYNYPGITNPVANITEYNSQLLTTTLLANTYAELKLFKDFTYRVSGNVNFSGNRRNAYRTSKMPLNQILPPSVSTGTAYSDQSMSWLFNQTLNYSKSIQDVHNFDILIGMESTKLQYQDSQGTGSSYPNDVVETLNGSASGTTTTSISSKVENASASYFARANYNYKGKYIVNVSVRRDGSSIFGPDNRWGTFPAGSLGWRISEESFMKSIRAISEAKLRVSYGLSGNNAFSSYYPYVGTLKADNYSFNNSLVNGLAPSSLANSKLGWERSQQLDAGIDLGFFNNRISLIVDYYERTTKDLLLSVNVPTVTGFSSAVKNIGKMQNKGWEFGVNTRNLTKALIWNTSLNISFNRNKVLALGPTGDPIRSASGVGETNITQIGSPIGSFFGYKQLGVFKDQADLDSYPHDPTSKPGDVKYEDVNGDKKIDANDRTIIGNNQPDFIYGVTNTFSYKGFDLNIAIQGTQGGEILNLSRRFFENLEGNANQLTTVLNRWRSPADPGDGVTPRANARTTGNNSAVSSRWVEDGSYLRIQNISLGYQLPASLISKAKLQQVRIYASAQNLFTFTKYLNYNPEVSNYEGPLTGGVDYGVYPLAKTFTIGINIGL from the coding sequence ATGCAAAAAAGTGTATCAATCAAATGGTTTCTGATTAAAGCTATGCGAATAAGTATTACGCAGTTAATGCTGTCTATTGCGTTATGCGGCATGACCCTGGCCCGCAACGTCACTGCGCAGGAACTGCTCAATAAAGAAATTTCTCTCAGGATCGAATCCACCGAAATCAAAAGTGTTTTGTCCCAGATTGAAAAGCAGGCAAACGTTCGTTTTATTTATAGCACCAATAGCATCCAGGCCAGAAAAAAGGTATCATTTTCCGCTACCAACAGCAAACTGTCTGACGTGCTGGATAAGCTTTTGATTCCCTTAGATATTACCTATGAAATCGAAGGAACCAGAATACTCCTGCAACGAAAGCTGAATGAAACCATTATTAAAGTTCCAAAAGCTAATAAAACGGTTTCCGGAAAGGTCATTGATGACAAGGGTCAGCCGCTTCCGGGCGTAAGTATCGTACTAAAAGGCAGCCAGCAGGGAACTTCAACCGATGCTGACGGAAATTTTGAACTAAACCTTCCTGACGGATCATCGATTCTAATTTTTAGTTTCGTTGGTTATATTTCTACCGAAAAAACGGTAACAAATGAATCAGTTGTGAACGTTACGCTGGCAACTGATACAAAATCGTTACAGGAAATTGTTGTGGTGGGTTATGGTACGCAGAAAAGAGCAAACGTAACTTCGGCCATTGCCTCGGTACCCATGAATGAGATTAAGGATATGCCGGTCTCCAACGTGGCAACTGCACTCCAGGGCAAAATTCCGGGTGTTGTAATCCAGCAAAATAATGGTACACCCGGCAGCACGCCGGCAATTAAAGTACGTGGTTTTGGCTCGATCAGTGCGGGTAATTCGCCGCTGATTGTGGTGGATGGAAATATAGTCAGTGCCTCCATTTTCAGCACGCTTAACACCAATGATATTGAAAGCATGGATGTGTTGAAGGATGCATCGTCTACGGCTATCTATGGTTCAAAAGGCTCAAACGGTGTTATTCTGATCACAACCAAAAGAGGAAAAAGCGGCAAACCCAGTGTAAATCTGGATGTTTATACTGGTTTTCAGCAAATTAGCAAGAAGATAGATTTACTTAATTCACAACAGTTCGCAGAATTTGGTAAAGAGGCTTCCAATAATGCTTATATAGATAATATCAAGGGGGCAAACATAACGGACCCAAACAGTGTGAGGCCAACAGATTATTTGCGCTACCGATATCCAAGAGGTGAGGTGTTTGACTGGCTGAATTTTGATGATCCGGCAAAAGTGGCCGCGTTACCTTATACAGATTATCAGGACGAGATTTTCCGGACGGCGAAAATGAGCAGTTATCAACTTTCCGCTTCAGGTGGAACTGATAAGGCCAGATACAGCATCAGCGGAGGTTTCCTACAACAAGATGGTATCATCAAAAGATCAGCTCTGGACCGCTATACTTTGCGGGCCAATGTGGAAGTAAATGTTTTGCCAACGCTTAAAATCGGAATGAATCTGAATCCCTCCTACAAAGTACAGCAGGAAGTAAAAGATGCCGGACACTGGGCAGACAACGCCGTGGTTAACTCTGCTTTGTCAGTAATGCCTTTTATTCCAATCTATGCTGCAGATGGCTCTTATACTTCTCAAACGGCTTTTGCAGCGCCTTATAATTATCCGGGTATCACAAATCCGGTTGCCAACATTACTGAATACAATAGCCAGCTGTTAACTACAACTTTACTGGCAAATACATATGCTGAGCTGAAATTGTTTAAAGATTTCACTTACCGCGTTTCAGGAAATGTGAATTTCAGCGGTAACCGACGCAATGCATATCGTACTTCAAAAATGCCTTTGAATCAGATTCTGCCACCATCCGTTTCGACTGGAACTGCCTATTCTGATCAAAGTATGAGCTGGCTTTTCAACCAGACGCTTAATTACAGCAAGTCAATACAAGACGTTCATAATTTTGACATTTTGATTGGTATGGAATCAACCAAACTGCAATATCAGGACAGTCAGGGAACAGGAAGCTCATATCCGAATGATGTTGTGGAAACTTTGAATGGAAGTGCAAGCGGTACCACAACCACATCGATTTCTTCCAAAGTGGAAAATGCCTCGGCCTCCTATTTTGCAAGAGCTAACTATAACTATAAAGGAAAATATATTGTCAATGTATCCGTACGACGCGACGGCTCCTCGATATTTGGGCCTGACAATCGCTGGGGAACATTTCCGGCTGGTTCATTGGGATGGAGAATAAGTGAAGAATCTTTTATGAAAAGCATCCGAGCGATTTCAGAGGCGAAGCTGCGCGTGAGCTATGGTCTTTCCGGAAACAATGCCTTTTCAAGTTATTATCCTTATGTAGGTACACTTAAAGCAGATAATTACAGTTTCAACAATAGCCTGGTAAACGGACTTGCACCTTCTTCTCTTGCCAACTCAAAACTGGGCTGGGAACGCAGTCAGCAGCTTGATGCGGGTATTGATCTTGGATTTTTCAACAACCGTATCTCACTGATAGTCGATTATTACGAGCGGACAACGAAAGATTTATTACTTTCTGTGAACGTGCCAACTGTAACTGGTTTTAGCAGTGCAGTAAAAAATATCGGCAAGATGCAGAACAAAGGCTGGGAATTTGGAGTCAATACACGCAATCTTACAAAAGCCCTGATCTGGAACACAAGCCTGAATATTTCATTCAATCGCAATAAAGTTCTTGCACTTGGGCCAACGGGAGATCCGATTCGCAGCGCAAGCGGCGTTGGCGAAACCAATATCACACAAATCGGTTCTCCGATCGGAAGTTTTTTTGGATATAAACAATTAGGCGTTTTTAAAGATCAGGCAGATCTGGACAGCTACCCTCATGACCCTACGTCCAAACCAGGAGATGTAAAATACGAAGATGTAAACGGTGACAAGAAAATTGACGCCAATGACAGAACCATCATCGGCAACAACCAACCGGATTTCATATACGGTGTAACCAATACATTTAGTTACAAAGGTTTTGATTTGAATATTGCCATTCAGGGAACGCAGGGTGGAGAAATCCTGAACCTAAGCCGCCGGTTTTTCGAAAACCTTGAAGGTAATGCTAACCAGTTGACTACGGTTTTAAACAGATGGCGTTCTCCCGCTGACCCTGGTGACGGCGTAACACCACGCGCCAATGCCCGTACCACCGGAAACAATAGCGCGGTTTCCTCCCGTTGGGTGGAAGATGGATCTTACCTGCGAATTCAGAATATCAGCCTTGGTTATCAACTCCCTGCATCACTTATCAGCAAGGCAAAATTACAGCAGGTCAGGATTTATGCATCTGCACAAAACCTTTTTACTTTTACAAAATACCTGAACTACAATCCTGAGGTGAGCAATTACGAAGGCCCTCTTACCGGAGGCGTTGATTATGGTGTTTATCCACTAGCCAAAACGTTCACAATCGGGATTAATATCGGTTTGTAA